The following are encoded together in the Mycolicibacterium arabiense genome:
- a CDS encoding alpha/beta hydrolase: MVLDTARRLIELRPTDVVLASTRVYSSLPVVGKHLEPFAGLTAMAMYGGHYAPAAIRAAYSRHSGVSAVVAGAAETMTPDAAAELAVKAGGNRMPPFVRARAQRKRCLYRSSIQYGDHPSQLLDVWRKPNLPPNAPVLLFVPGGAWVQGTRVLQGHTLLSHLVKRGWVCLTMDYRVSPVHRWPRHIGDVNAAIAWARAHAHEYGGDSDFVAIAGCSAGGHLAALAGLTPGDPAFRGELSDDADTTVDAVVGIYGRYDWEDRSTSTRRSFQSFLERVVVGRRQARHPEIFRAASPMARIHEDAPPFFLIHGEHDAIIPVGEARDFHAALQAVSRNPVVYSEVPRAGHAFDLVDSSHARRCAVEVGHFLNGVRDAHVGRRTAAAV, from the coding sequence ATGGTGCTCGACACCGCGCGCCGGCTGATCGAACTGCGTCCCACTGACGTGGTACTGGCTTCCACCCGGGTGTACTCGTCGCTACCCGTGGTGGGCAAGCACCTCGAGCCCTTCGCGGGTCTCACGGCGATGGCGATGTACGGCGGGCACTACGCGCCCGCCGCGATCCGGGCGGCGTACAGCAGGCACAGCGGCGTGAGCGCGGTGGTCGCGGGAGCAGCCGAGACCATGACGCCCGATGCTGCCGCTGAACTCGCGGTCAAGGCCGGTGGCAATCGCATGCCGCCCTTCGTCCGGGCCCGTGCGCAGCGCAAGCGTTGCCTGTACCGCAGCTCCATCCAATACGGCGACCACCCGTCGCAGCTCCTCGACGTCTGGCGCAAGCCGAACCTGCCGCCCAACGCGCCCGTGCTGCTGTTCGTGCCCGGCGGCGCCTGGGTGCAGGGCACCCGCGTGCTGCAGGGCCACACGCTGCTGTCGCACCTGGTGAAGCGGGGCTGGGTGTGTCTGACCATGGACTACCGCGTGTCACCGGTGCACCGCTGGCCGCGCCACATCGGCGACGTCAACGCCGCGATCGCATGGGCCAGGGCCCACGCGCACGAATACGGCGGTGACTCGGACTTCGTCGCCATTGCCGGCTGCTCCGCCGGTGGCCACCTCGCCGCACTCGCCGGTCTCACACCCGGTGACCCGGCGTTCCGCGGCGAACTGTCCGACGATGCGGACACGACTGTCGACGCCGTCGTCGGAATCTACGGTCGCTACGACTGGGAGGACCGCTCCACCTCGACGCGTAGGAGCTTCCAGAGCTTCCTCGAACGCGTCGTCGTCGGACGGCGCCAGGCACGCCATCCCGAGATCTTCCGGGCCGCTTCGCCAATGGCGCGCATCCACGAGGATGCGCCACCGTTCTTCCTCATTCACGGCGAACACGACGCGATCATTCCGGTCGGCGAGGCCCGCGACTTCCACGCTGCATTGCAAGCGGTTTCGCGAAACCCCGTCGTCTACTCCGAGGTGCCCCGCGCAGGACACGCGTTCGATCTCGTCGACTCGTCGCACGCGCGGCGCTGCGCGGTCGAGGTCGGGCACTTCCTCAACGGAGTCCGAGACGCCCACGTGGGGCGCCGGACCGCCGCTGCCGTCTAG
- a CDS encoding Rieske (2Fe-2S) protein produces MPNLRNEPHERGVDTHSLFPPVTHDHPVTAQGRRLVDVDRLDERRVIEVDTQEHGVLAVGMTPDGTPFATSNLCRHQFAKLGRGRVTDDGCLQCPWHRADYDVKSGAMKNGPKGRIFGFKPYSSMFKLFGNVAKLRTFDVEVRNGAIWLV; encoded by the coding sequence ATGCCCAATCTTCGCAACGAGCCGCACGAACGCGGTGTCGACACCCACAGCCTCTTTCCGCCGGTCACCCATGACCATCCCGTCACCGCCCAGGGCCGCCGCCTGGTCGACGTCGACCGACTCGACGAACGGCGGGTGATCGAGGTGGACACCCAGGAGCACGGCGTGCTCGCGGTCGGGATGACGCCCGACGGCACGCCGTTCGCGACCAGCAACCTGTGCCGCCACCAATTCGCAAAGCTCGGCCGTGGCCGCGTGACCGATGACGGTTGCCTCCAATGCCCCTGGCACCGTGCCGATTACGACGTCAAGAGCGGAGCGATGAAGAACGGCCCCAAGGGTCGCATCTTCGGGTTCAAGCCATACTCGTCGATGTTCAAGCTCTTCGGAAACGTGGCGAAGCTGCGCACCTTCGACGTCGAGGTGCGCAACGGCGCCATCTGGCTGGTCTAG